The following proteins are encoded in a genomic region of Hymenobacter siberiensis:
- a CDS encoding PP2C family protein-serine/threonine phosphatase, producing MPAVAPNSSPEPPADSAAQLATHDEQLKQLRRQLQLKQFELDTVLGVAYDMTARDHSVDELYHMLRLTLQGQRNVVQLVLFAREDDHFRARLALGCDLAMAEKLTLSPALLGGEVKEPQAVEDLLLGPAWEKYELVLPILRQRQVVAYVFVGGLRTDFDRQQLIPFLTSLANTLMGAVENRRLQAQRVADAAVRKEIEIAQEVQAMLFPRQLPNDADLAIERSYVPHTEIGGDYYDVVEIDVDRLLLCVADVSGKGVPASLLMSNFQAGLRTLLRQGVPLATIVPELNHLLFRNSGGEKFITAFLGIYNRRTRRLQFVNAGHNDPLLLADNGTVTTLKDGTVMLGIMEELPLMRVGEIEIPHQSLLLLYTDGLTEVFDADGNEFGEEGVLAVLHRSRYLPLPRLHQEMLRSIDAYSSRGSHFADDVTILSCRFK from the coding sequence ATGCCTGCTGTCGCTCCCAATTCTTCCCCCGAACCACCGGCTGACTCCGCCGCCCAACTCGCCACGCACGATGAGCAGCTCAAGCAGCTGCGTCGCCAGCTGCAACTCAAACAGTTCGAGTTGGATACGGTACTGGGCGTGGCCTACGACATGACGGCCCGCGACCACTCTGTGGATGAGCTGTACCACATGCTGCGCCTCACTCTGCAGGGCCAGCGCAACGTGGTGCAGCTGGTGCTGTTTGCCCGCGAGGACGACCATTTTCGCGCCCGCCTAGCACTGGGCTGCGACTTGGCCATGGCCGAAAAGCTGACGCTCTCACCCGCCTTGCTCGGCGGCGAAGTAAAAGAGCCGCAAGCCGTGGAAGACCTGCTACTGGGGCCGGCCTGGGAAAAATACGAGTTGGTGCTGCCCATTCTGCGGCAGCGCCAGGTGGTGGCCTACGTATTCGTAGGGGGCCTGCGCACCGACTTCGACCGTCAGCAACTCATTCCCTTCCTCACCTCGCTGGCCAATACGCTGATGGGGGCCGTGGAAAACCGCCGCCTGCAGGCCCAGCGCGTGGCCGATGCCGCCGTGCGCAAGGAAATCGAGATTGCCCAGGAGGTGCAGGCCATGCTCTTCCCGCGCCAGCTGCCCAACGATGCCGACCTGGCCATTGAGCGCAGCTATGTGCCGCACACCGAAATCGGGGGCGATTATTACGACGTAGTCGAAATCGACGTCGACCGCCTGCTGCTGTGCGTGGCCGACGTGAGCGGCAAGGGCGTGCCCGCGTCGCTGCTCATGTCGAACTTCCAGGCCGGGCTGCGCACGCTGCTGCGCCAGGGCGTGCCGCTGGCTACCATCGTGCCCGAGCTCAACCACTTGCTGTTTCGGAATTCGGGCGGCGAGAAATTTATTACGGCCTTTCTGGGCATTTATAACCGCCGCACCCGCCGCCTGCAATTCGTGAATGCCGGCCACAACGACCCCCTGCTGCTGGCCGACAACGGCACCGTGACCACGCTCAAGGATGGCACCGTGATGCTGGGCATTATGGAGGAACTGCCGCTGATGCGGGTGGGCGAAATCGAAATCCCGCACCAATCGCTGCTGCTGCTCTACACCGATGGCCTCACCGAAGTGTTCGACGCCGACGGCAACGAGTTTGGCGAAGAGGGCGTGCTGGCCGTGCTGCACCGCAGCCGCTACCTGCCGCTGCCCAGGCTGCACCAGGAAATGCTGCGCAGCATCGACGCCTACAGCTCGCGCGGCTCGCACTTCGCCGATGACGTGACCATACTGAGCTGCCGGTTTAAGTAG
- a CDS encoding ABC transporter permease, translating into MATAVTAAPPTTAAAARPPGYYVRQRLWQNRPAVAGLAFIALCTLVALLGYWVLPDNSPNANHGFVQIQKEPPGLQVLLLRQPLPDSSRTGLAPANIFSTWLRGREPEVQETPIGGYRFAGDSIVLKPLGEHSAEAGRQRRLALAAVVGHAGPAAELQREVKARHLTTRTYALGTDKAGRDELSRLLLGTRISLGIGLVAVLISVVLGMAVGAVAGYFGGWVDSLLLGVMTVVWSIPGIMLVIAISLALDSKGVWVSFVAVGLTMWVDVARVVRGQMLSLRSSTFVEAGRVLGLPTSRLIARHLLPNMRGPLIVLATSNFASAILLEAGLSFLGLGVQPPAPSWGLMVKEGYDLLGTEAGVWLTLLPGAAISLLVLSFNLLGNGLRDAYDPKTPVAV; encoded by the coding sequence GTGGCCACGGCAGTTACGGCCGCGCCCCCCACTACGGCCGCCGCCGCCCGGCCGCCCGGCTACTACGTGCGCCAACGCCTGTGGCAAAACCGCCCCGCCGTGGCCGGGCTGGCCTTTATTGCCCTGTGCACGCTGGTGGCGCTGCTAGGCTACTGGGTACTGCCCGACAACTCGCCCAACGCCAACCACGGCTTTGTGCAGATTCAGAAGGAGCCGCCCGGCCTGCAGGTGCTGCTGCTACGCCAGCCCCTGCCCGACTCGTCGCGCACCGGCCTGGCCCCGGCTAACATTTTCAGTACCTGGCTGCGCGGCCGCGAGCCCGAAGTCCAGGAAACCCCCATCGGTGGCTACCGGTTTGCCGGCGATTCCATTGTGTTGAAACCGCTGGGCGAGCATTCGGCCGAGGCGGGCCGGCAGCGGCGGCTGGCGCTGGCGGCCGTGGTGGGCCACGCTGGCCCTGCGGCCGAATTGCAGCGCGAAGTCAAAGCCCGCCACCTCACTACGCGTACCTATGCCCTGGGCACCGACAAAGCCGGGCGCGACGAGCTGAGCCGGCTGCTGCTGGGCACGCGCATTTCGCTGGGTATCGGGCTGGTAGCGGTGCTTATTTCGGTGGTGCTGGGCATGGCCGTGGGCGCGGTGGCCGGCTACTTCGGCGGTTGGGTCGATTCCCTTTTATTGGGAGTGATGACCGTGGTGTGGAGCATTCCCGGCATCATGCTGGTCATTGCTATTTCGCTGGCGCTCGACAGCAAAGGCGTGTGGGTCAGCTTTGTAGCCGTGGGCCTGACGATGTGGGTGGACGTGGCCCGCGTGGTGCGCGGCCAGATGCTGAGCCTGCGCTCGTCCACCTTCGTTGAGGCCGGGCGGGTGCTGGGCCTACCCACGTCGCGCCTCATTGCGCGGCACCTGCTGCCCAATATGCGCGGCCCGCTCATTGTGCTGGCCACCAGTAACTTCGCTTCGGCTATTCTGCTTGAGGCGGGCCTGAGCTTCCTGGGCCTGGGGGTGCAGCCGCCCGCGCCCAGCTGGGGCCTGATGGTGAAGGAAGGCTACGATTTGCTGGGAACTGAGGCCGGCGTGTGGCTCACGCTGCTGCCCGGCGCGGCCATTTCGTTGCTTGTGCTCAGCTTCAACCTGCTCGGCAACGGCCTGCGCGATGCCTACGACCCCAAAACGCCCGTTGCGGTGTGA
- a CDS encoding glycosyltransferase — MERGLGAVPGRGEVPHFSVLIAARNEAANLPQLLRDLAAQTLPASQFEVLIADDHSTDATAALVTAAAQKTGFHLRLIELPPAQTGKKAALLTALHAARAPWLVCTDADCRLGPGWLAAYAALLHRQPQANFISGPVLLTGPDSLFMTLMGLEFAGLVGVGAACLARQAPTMCNGANLAYRRAAFEAVGGFADNAHLASGDDEFLLHKIHATFPGTAYFLTDAAATVRTAAPDTLRALLRQRVRWASKWRHYQSAASRNLALLVLGANVALAAGAVALLKWPGLWPWVAAAWVIKLGADAWFLSPVLGFFGRRKWLWGLLPLQLLYAPYALAVGAAGWRGGYEWKGRVVQ; from the coding sequence TTGGAGAGGGGGCTAGGGGCCGTGCCCGGCAGGGGTGAGGTGCCGCACTTCTCCGTCCTCATCGCTGCCCGCAACGAAGCCGCCAACCTCCCTCAGCTCCTGCGCGACCTCGCCGCCCAAACCCTGCCAGCTTCGCAATTCGAAGTCCTCATCGCCGACGACCATTCCACCGATGCTACCGCCGCGCTGGTAACGGCCGCCGCGCAGAAAACTGGTTTTCACCTGCGCCTAATCGAGCTGCCCCCTGCCCAAACCGGTAAAAAAGCCGCCCTGCTCACGGCCTTGCACGCTGCCCGTGCCCCCTGGCTGGTGTGCACCGATGCCGACTGCCGCCTCGGCCCCGGCTGGCTGGCGGCCTACGCGGCCCTGCTGCACCGGCAGCCGCAGGCTAATTTCATCAGCGGCCCGGTGCTGCTCACGGGGCCGGATTCGCTTTTTATGACGCTCATGGGGCTGGAGTTTGCCGGCCTGGTGGGGGTGGGCGCGGCCTGCCTGGCCCGCCAGGCTCCCACCATGTGCAACGGGGCCAATCTGGCCTACCGCCGCGCCGCCTTCGAGGCCGTGGGCGGCTTTGCCGATAATGCCCACCTGGCCAGCGGCGACGACGAGTTTCTGCTCCATAAAATCCACGCGACCTTTCCCGGCACGGCCTATTTCCTGACCGATGCGGCGGCCACCGTCCGCACGGCCGCGCCCGATACGCTGCGGGCGCTGCTGCGGCAGCGGGTGCGCTGGGCCAGCAAGTGGCGGCATTACCAAAGCGCGGCTTCACGCAACCTGGCCCTGCTGGTGCTGGGGGCCAATGTGGCACTGGCCGCCGGAGCCGTAGCCCTGCTGAAATGGCCCGGCCTCTGGCCTTGGGTGGCGGCGGCCTGGGTCATCAAGCTGGGGGCCGATGCGTGGTTTCTGAGCCCGGTGCTAGGGTTTTTCGGGCGGCGCAAGTGGCTGTGGGGACTGTTGCCGCTGCAGTTGCTGTATGCGCCGTATGCGCTGGCGGTGGGGGCGGCCGGCTGGCGCGGCGGCTACGAGTGGAAGGGCCGGGTAGTGCAGTAG
- a CDS encoding lysylphosphatidylglycerol synthase transmembrane domain-containing protein, which translates to MAAHLNQGVAHNLGAGVDAHNDFGQQLDGGSGAGAKGGRHLAQSYDPGKASASETDVSSAAGSSAAHTGSRPSPPEPENRRARQWRRIVFWGKIGVTLLTLGLLYHSIFAAPDTAAAWRHLLSTTLSGAGRGPVLLALALVPANWGLEAWKWYRLARHLEPVTFGRSFRAVLVGLTLGFATPNRVGDYAGRIIELKSRRVSALGAVFLGRYCQLVATVLAGVAGLLYFLLKFYLKGYPAAGVGVATSALLLSGLVLVPLYRSRLLLAALGVWRPLRRFRPALAIMPTYPARALHAVLAISGLRYAVFCAQFMLLLTAYGVGGPLGPGLAAVAGTFFLKSLVPSLNALADVGVRELSATHLFGLLGQPALPVLSASLSLWVINIALPSAAGLLLVPGLRVLREKRAGK; encoded by the coding sequence CTGGCCGCGCACCTCAATCAGGGCGTAGCCCATAATCTGGGTGCCGGGGTCGACGCCCATAATGATTTTGGGCAGCAGCTCGACGGCGGGAGCGGGGCGGGGGCGAAGGGGGGCAGGCATCTGGCCCAAAGTTACGACCCCGGCAAGGCCAGTGCGTCAGAAACTGATGTTTCATCGGCGGCCGGTTCTTCGGCGGCGCATACCGGCTCGCGCCCGTCTCCGCCGGAACCCGAGAACCGCCGGGCGCGGCAGTGGCGTCGAATCGTATTCTGGGGTAAAATCGGGGTCACGCTGCTTACGCTGGGCCTGCTGTACCACTCCATCTTTGCCGCGCCCGATACGGCGGCGGCCTGGCGGCACCTGCTCAGCACCACGCTCAGCGGGGCCGGACGCGGGCCGGTACTGCTCGCCCTGGCCCTGGTGCCCGCCAACTGGGGCCTGGAGGCCTGGAAGTGGTACCGCCTGGCCCGGCACCTGGAGCCCGTCACGTTCGGGCGCAGTTTCCGGGCGGTGCTGGTGGGCCTCACGCTGGGCTTTGCCACTCCCAACCGCGTGGGCGACTACGCCGGCCGCATCATCGAGCTCAAAAGCCGCCGCGTGAGTGCGCTGGGGGCGGTTTTTCTGGGGCGCTACTGCCAATTGGTGGCCACCGTGCTGGCCGGCGTGGCGGGCCTGCTTTATTTCCTGCTGAAGTTTTACCTGAAGGGCTACCCGGCGGCCGGAGTGGGCGTGGCGACTTCGGCGCTGCTGCTGAGCGGGCTGGTGCTGGTGCCGCTGTACCGGTCGCGGCTGCTGCTGGCGGCGCTGGGCGTGTGGCGGCCGCTGCGGCGGTTCCGGCCGGCGCTGGCCATTATGCCCACCTATCCGGCGCGGGCGCTACACGCGGTACTGGCCATTTCGGGGCTGCGCTACGCGGTATTCTGCGCGCAGTTTATGCTGCTGCTGACGGCCTACGGCGTGGGCGGGCCGCTGGGGCCAGGGCTGGCTGCCGTGGCGGGTACGTTCTTTTTGAAGTCGCTGGTGCCCTCGCTCAATGCCCTGGCCGATGTGGGCGTGCGGGAGCTTTCGGCCACGCACCTGTTTGGGCTACTTGGGCAGCCAGCATTGCCGGTGCTGAGCGCGAGTCTGAGTTTGTGGGTTATCAATATTGCATTGCCCAGCGCGGCCGGCCTGCTGCTGGTGCCGGGGCTGCGCGTGCTGCGTGAGAAGCGCGCCGGGAAATGA
- the ruvC gene encoding crossover junction endodeoxyribonuclease RuvC has translation MPAPLRPRPAPAVELLPKIIMGVDPGTQIMGYALIEVRGQRVDVLCYDVINMKALGSNHAVKLKRIFDRMLELIDEYLPDELAIEAPFFGVNVQSMLKLGRAQGVAIAAALSRQIPYVEYAPTKVKQSVTGSGNSTKEQVAHMLRQTLKLPPIAEASTFLDATDALAVALCHHYQKGNNATVSGGKSWGKFLAENPERLGASTGKKKAPAKS, from the coding sequence ATGCCTGCCCCCCTTCGCCCCCGCCCCGCTCCCGCCGTCGAGCTGCTGCCCAAAATCATTATGGGCGTCGACCCCGGCACCCAGATTATGGGCTACGCCCTGATTGAGGTGCGCGGCCAGCGCGTGGACGTGCTGTGCTACGACGTTATCAATATGAAGGCCCTGGGCTCGAATCACGCCGTAAAGCTAAAGCGGATTTTCGACCGCATGCTGGAACTCATCGACGAGTACCTGCCCGATGAGCTGGCCATCGAGGCCCCGTTTTTCGGCGTGAACGTGCAGAGTATGCTCAAGCTGGGCCGGGCGCAGGGCGTGGCCATCGCAGCTGCTCTCTCGCGCCAGATTCCCTACGTGGAGTACGCACCCACCAAGGTGAAGCAGTCCGTGACGGGCTCGGGCAACTCCACTAAGGAGCAGGTGGCCCACATGCTGCGCCAGACCCTGAAGCTGCCGCCCATTGCCGAAGCCAGCACCTTTCTGGACGCGACCGATGCCCTGGCCGTGGCCCTGTGCCACCATTACCAGAAAGGCAACAACGCCACTGTGAGCGGCGGCAAAAGCTGGGGCAAGTTTCTGGCTGAAAATCCGGAGCGGCTGGGGGCTAGCACGGGCAAGAAGAAGGCACCGGCGAAATCGTAG
- a CDS encoding transposase family protein, which translates to MHAVKEIVISTTIRWIGFISRCYGGRHHDYSVLKSILPVDKEWFKKFKVRLDLGFLGFAKDYVCRKVFIPIKKPKGKELTDEQREINTKQASERITVEHSIGGLKRYRILEDRLRLHNLNLYNDVLGVCAGLWNFSLNL; encoded by the coding sequence ATGCACGCCGTAAAAGAGATAGTTATTTCAACGACCATCCGCTGGATTGGTTTTATCAGCCGTTGTTACGGCGGAAGACACCACGACTACAGTGTGCTAAAAAGCATTTTACCAGTTGATAAAGAGTGGTTTAAAAAGTTCAAGGTGCGGTTGGACCTGGGGTTTTTGGGCTTCGCGAAAGACTACGTTTGCCGGAAAGTTTTTATTCCTATCAAAAAGCCGAAAGGGAAAGAACTCACCGATGAACAACGAGAAATAAATACAAAACAAGCAAGTGAACGAATTACCGTAGAGCATAGCATTGGCGGATTGAAACGTTATCGAATTTTGGAAGACCGATTACGTTTGCATAATTTGAACCTGTACAATGACGTGCTGGGAGTGTGTGCGGGCTTGTGGAATTTCAGCTTAAATCTGTGA
- a CDS encoding transposase family protein, which yields MNFSVKNLTTSRKWRAATGLTAERFAQLLAHFKQAYFRLNGTDMIERGAFAPYEVALKTEEELLLFTLFSFKANLTYDLLGLVSGMDGSNAKRNQELGITVLQEALEQTGHAPKREFTTVAEFEAYFQEHETLLVDGTEQRKQRPGNKEMQKDYYSGKKKCTP from the coding sequence ATGAACTTTTCCGTAAAAAACCTCACTACTTCGCGTAAATGGCGTGCTGCCACGGGACTCACGGCGGAGCGTTTTGCGCAGCTTTTGGCGCATTTTAAGCAGGCGTATTTTCGGTTGAATGGAACAGATATGATTGAACGTGGGGCTTTTGCGCCGTATGAAGTAGCCCTTAAAACAGAAGAAGAATTACTGCTTTTCACCCTATTCAGCTTCAAAGCAAACTTGACGTATGATTTGTTGGGATTGGTCAGTGGGATGGACGGTTCCAACGCGAAACGCAACCAGGAATTAGGCATTACGGTGCTCCAAGAAGCGCTGGAGCAAACCGGGCATGCGCCAAAGCGGGAATTTACGACAGTGGCCGAATTTGAAGCCTATTTTCAGGAACACGAGACGTTATTGGTCGATGGAACGGAGCAACGCAAGCAACGACCAGGAAATAAAGAGATGCAAAAAGACTACTATAGCGGTAAAAAAAAATGCACGCCGTAA
- a CDS encoding PhzF family phenazine biosynthesis protein yields MRYFHVDAFAQTPFAGNPAGVCPLEAPLPAALMQQIAAENHLAETAFFVPRPDAPGEYDLRWFTPAVEIDLCGHATLASAHVLFTHLGFAGPQVIFHSQSGPLRVTRAADGRLTLDFPSRPPQELPVHPTGLTDALGATPLRVLAARDLLAVFNSEAEVRALTPNFARIAALEYVGVIATAPGSNGVDFVSRFFAPRVGVPEDPVTGSAHSILIPYWAEKLGKTELRARQISPRGGDLWCRLRGDRVDISGYAVTYAAGELLVGVGS; encoded by the coding sequence ATGCGCTACTTTCACGTCGACGCCTTCGCCCAAACGCCCTTCGCCGGCAACCCCGCCGGCGTGTGTCCGCTCGAAGCCCCGCTGCCCGCCGCCCTCATGCAGCAAATCGCAGCCGAAAACCACCTGGCCGAAACCGCCTTCTTCGTGCCCCGCCCCGATGCGCCGGGCGAGTACGACCTGCGCTGGTTCACGCCGGCCGTCGAAATCGACCTGTGCGGGCACGCCACGTTGGCCTCGGCTCACGTTCTGTTCACGCACCTGGGCTTCGCGGGGCCGCAGGTTATCTTCCACAGCCAGAGCGGCCCGCTGCGCGTGACCCGCGCCGCCGACGGCCGCCTCACCCTCGATTTTCCCTCGCGCCCGCCGCAGGAATTGCCCGTGCATCCCACGGGCCTCACCGATGCCCTCGGAGCCACACCGCTGCGGGTACTGGCCGCCCGCGACCTACTGGCCGTGTTCAATTCCGAAGCCGAAGTTCGTGCCCTCACCCCCAACTTCGCCCGCATCGCGGCCCTGGAGTACGTGGGCGTCATCGCCACCGCGCCCGGCTCCAATGGCGTCGATTTCGTATCGCGGTTTTTTGCGCCCCGCGTGGGCGTGCCGGAGGACCCCGTCACCGGCTCGGCCCACAGCATCCTCATTCCCTACTGGGCCGAAAAGCTGGGCAAAACCGAGCTGCGCGCCCGCCAGATTTCCCCCCGCGGCGGTGATTTATGGTGCCGCCTGCGCGGTGATAGAGTTGATATCAGCGGCTACGCGGTGACGTATGCGGCGGGGGAGTTGCTGGTGGGCGTGGGCAGTTGA
- a CDS encoding RNA polymerase sigma factor has translation MPPSITLVDEALPAACRRGESAAQYQLYQKISYSLMGVCLRYCPSRAEAEDALQNTFVKIFTRLDQFRGQGPFEAWARRIAVTTSLHALAQHRLRHPGPAGEALDELAGDLPTAEPSALDQLAATDLLALLATLPPGYRTVLNLYAVEGYSHQEIGALLGIAEGTSKSQLARARRLLETRLTAHHHPQLP, from the coding sequence ATGCCGCCATCCATTACCCTGGTTGATGAGGCGCTGCCGGCCGCGTGCCGGCGGGGCGAATCGGCGGCGCAGTACCAGCTCTATCAAAAAATCTCTTACTCCCTGATGGGCGTGTGCCTGCGCTACTGCCCCAGCCGGGCAGAGGCCGAAGACGCCCTGCAAAACACGTTCGTCAAAATCTTCACCCGCCTCGACCAGTTCCGGGGGCAGGGGCCGTTCGAGGCCTGGGCGCGGCGCATTGCCGTCACCACCTCACTGCATGCCCTGGCGCAACATCGCCTGCGCCACCCCGGCCCCGCCGGCGAGGCCCTCGACGAGCTGGCCGGCGACCTGCCCACCGCCGAGCCCTCGGCCCTGGACCAGCTAGCCGCCACCGACCTGCTGGCCTTGCTGGCCACCCTGCCGCCCGGCTACCGCACGGTGCTCAACCTCTACGCCGTGGAGGGCTACTCGCACCAGGAAATCGGTGCGCTGCTGGGCATCGCCGAAGGCACTTCCAAATCGCAGCTGGCGCGGGCCCGCCGGCTGCTCGAAACTCGCCTGACGGCCCACCATCACCCCCAATTGCCATGA